One Cystobacter ferrugineus genomic window, TGGAGCAGTTCAGCCTCGAGCGCCTGCGCGAAATCTCCCGCTCGGACCTCCACCAGCGCTTCTCCGAGTTCAAGCGCCTCACCCACTTCGACGACCTGCCCGTCCTCGACGCCTGACCCGCCCCCCTCCAAGCCGCCCGCCAGCCCTGTCCGGAATCGCCTCTTGACGGATTTTTACAATCTACCTAGAGTGGATTCCCGTTAATCCGGACTCCCTCGAAACCAGGGGGAGGTCCGTGACATGGTAGGTCCGAGAGGACCGGGCTGGAGGGCAGCGGGGTGCCGATCGATAACCGGAAGACCACGCGGTTCGCCTCGCGCCTGCGCTGCTGGTGCGAGTCGGAGGACATCACCCTGTATGCTCGGGTGGCCAACCTGAGCGAGGGGGGGATGTTCCTGCAGACGAGCACGCCCCTGGACACGGGCCGCCGGGCGCGGGTGCGGCTGGGGGGCGGGGTGGTGCACGAGGTGACGGCCGAGGCCACGGTGATGTGGAATAGGTCCCGGCGTCAGGACAAGGGCCCGGCGGGGATGGGCCTGCGGTTCGAGGGGTTGGATTCTGGCGCTCAGGACTTGTTGAGGCGCATCATTTCCAGCGAGCAACGAGGCCCTCCGTTCGGCCTCTCGTAGAGACTCCACCACCATGCGAATCGCGATCATCTCCGACATCCATTCCAACATCGAGGCGCTCACGCAGGTCCTGCGCGTCGCGGAAGAGCAGAAGGTGGACCGGATCGTGTCGCTGGGCGACATCGTGGGCTACGGCGCCTCGCCCAACGCGTGTTGCGATCTGGTGCGCTCGGTGACGGAGGTGACGCTGCTGGGCAACCACGACGCCGCGGTGGCCGGGCGCATGGACTACTCGTATTACTACGACGCCGCCCGGCACGCGCTCGACTGGAGCGCGAGCGTGCTCTCCGACGAGAACATGGAGTGGCTCAAGACGCTGCCCTACACGTACCGGATTGGGGACGTGGGCTTCTGTCACGGCTCGCCGGTGGAGCCCCGGGCGTACGAGTACATCTTCGCGCTGGAGCAGGCGCGCGAGCTCGCGCCGTACGTGGAGCACCTGCCCGAGGTGACGTTCATCGGGCACAGCCACCTGTGCAAGGCGTTCGCCATCGGCAATGGCGAGGTGCATGACGTGGTGGCGCAGAAGTTCGGCATCCGCCGGGGCTACAAGTACATCATCTCGGTGGGCAGCGTGGGGCAGCCGCGGGACTACGACAACCGGGCGTGCTTCGTCATCTGCGACACGGGCGCGCGCACGGTGGAGTACATCCGCGTGGAGTACGACATCGAGGCGGCGGCGCAGAAGATCTTCGACGCCTCGCTCGCGCTCAACTTCGGCAAGCGCCTGTTCCTCGGGGTGTGAGGGGCTCCCGGGCCGGGAGCGGCCCTGGGGGGAGGGGAGGCGGTATGCGTGCGTGGAGAGCCAGGTGGGTGGCCTTGGGCTGTGTACTGCTGGGGCTTGAGGCCTCCGCGCAGACGGCCAATCCCACGGCGCAGGTGACCCTGCACGAGGTGCCGATCACGGTGACGGCGTCCTCGGTGCTGGAGGAGGCGAAGAACGCCGGCCGGTATTCACCCGCCCATCTGCTCGATGAGGACCCGGGAACAATCTGGGCCGAGGGCGTGAAGAGCAATGGCGTGGGGGAGTGGGTCGAGCTGGGCTTCCCGCCGGGGACTCCAGTGGAAGCCTTCCTGGTGACCCCCGGCAATCCCAAGTCCTCCAAGCTCTACCAGGCCAATGCCCGCCCGAGAAAGGCGCGGCTGGAGCTGAAGCTCGAGGAAAACAGACAGCTGAACTACGAGCTCGAGTTCCCACGCAACTTCCCCGCCGGTGGGTCCATCTACGTGGCCTATGCGAGGAAGCTGGCCGTCCAATCGGCGCGGCTGACGGTTCTCTCGGTCTGGCCCGGGAAGAAGTACCGCGACCTGTGCATCGCCAGCTTCATCCCTGTGTTCCGGGACACGGAGAGGTCTTTCCGGGGACAGGGCAAGGAACTTGCTCCCACCCTCGCGGTGTTCATGAGCCAGACATTGCTCATCCATGAACTCCTGCCGTCCGAGGACGGGGACGAGCCCGTGTGGCTCCGGACCTACAAGAAGGTTCCCCATGGGGGGCCGTTGCGTTCACCGGTACAGGAGTTCGACCTGCGCAAGAAGTACCTGAGTGAGTGGATGGATGAAGCGTATGCGCTCAGCGAAGATAGAGCCGGTGCCTGGGTTCAGAGCGAGCTGTTCCGGCTCACACCGGCCCCGCGCGGAATGGGCTATGTGCTCGATCCCCTCTTCCCTCCCAAGCAACCCGACGCGTTCGCGAACTTCAGGATTCGATGGCGCTTCGTCGATGAGCAGTGGCGGGTAGTGGAACTCGACCTGAAATACAGGGAAGAGACTCCGCCTTGAGCAGAGTGGGTTCCGGCCCACCAAGATGGCGCCAACCTACTTCGCGGGCGCTTTAGCGCGCGGCGCGGCTGGTTTTGGGGGCTTGGGCGCGGGGGGCGGTGCGTCCTGCGGGTACAAGGAATTCCAGTCGCGGTCTCCCAGCCTCGATACGAACGCCTCCATGTTGGTCCGGGTGGTCTCCGCCAGCATGTAGTCGAACTTGAAGCCGCAGGTACCGAAGTCACAGGGCTCAAGTCCATCCTCAAGATATTGCGCGTGCTTGAGTTCAATTTGCTTGACGTAAACACTCTTCACCCAACCGTCCTTGGTCTCGGTCAGCTTCTTGGTAAATTCCTCGATGCCCGCGTCGACGGCCTTCTTGATGTCCTCTTCGGTGCTTTTGTCGCTCAACGCGCTGAGCACCTTCTCCCGTGCGTAGTCTTGAAGCAGTGAATAGGTGTTCTTGTTGTAGTATTCCTCCGAGGGGAATTGCTTCCAGTAGGCCTTCCCCACCTGATTGGTGAACTCCTGGTTGGCTTTGCTCTCGGCGAAGAGCTTTTCGACTGCGTCTCGGAGTTTCTTGGCGTCGGGAGTCGCAGTAGCCTTGGGCTCGTTGGACGCAGACGTATCGACGGGCGTTGGTGGGGAAAAGCCCGTCTGGAGTGCCGAGTTCGCGAGTTTTGCGAACTCATTGGGACAACCGTTGATGTAAGTGGTCATGTTCTCGCCGATGCCCTTCTCCACGTCCTCCACGGTAAGCGTCCTGCCGCACTTGTCGGTGCGGGAGGGGCAGTGCACGCGCTTGGATAGCATGGCCATCCGCATGAAATGACGGAAGTCATTGGGGGAACGGAACACCTGACAACCTTCGGACCAGTTGTTCACCTCTCGATTCTTCCGCCAAGCCCCTTCTTCTTCGCTGACCGAGCGGTGCATGTTCGTGCCAGCTGCAGTGCCGAAGGTCACGAGCACGTCGTCCTTCGTCAGCGTCAACGTCCTGGGTGGCGGGGGAGTTGTCGCGGAGGCGCCCACGGCCGCGGAGGGTGAAGCCGAAGCAACGGCAGCCGAGGGCTTCGCCGTTATCGAAGCAGGAGGGGCAGCCGGTGCGGCGGTGGGGGGGCTCGATGTCGGGGGCGAAGATTCGAAGACGAGCCGGACGCATACCCGGATGGGCGAGGTGTCGTCATCCGCTACTTCCATGCTCGAGATCTGGTTGCCCTCCTTGGCGAAGTCCTGTGTCTCGGCGCCGCTGGGAGCCTCGAGCCGGATGTACCGCTCGTTCTTGCCGATCCGGGCCTTGAGCGCGTTGAGCACGGCCCTGGCCGCGTTCGTCCGGAGTTCGAGGATCCTGGGCGCATAGGTCTCGCGGTTGCGTGCGTCGAGTTCTTCCTTCACCGCTTTGTCGAAGGCGGCCTTCTCGGCCTTTGTCCCGCGCTTCATCTCCTTGAACTCTTCCTGGATGCTGGCGATGAGTTCCTTCTGGGCCTTGGCGTCCTTGCGGATGAGCGCCTTTCGAATGTCATCGTCCGTCCCCTTGTTGAACGCGCTCTCCGCGCGTTTCAGGAAGCGGCCGATGGGGTAGCGCCGCCGGGCGGGAATCGAATCGGGAACGAGTTGGAGCGCGGCGAAGGAGTTGGGGGGCTTGCGCGTCCCCAGGTGCAATCCCACCCGATAGGAGTTGTTGTAGATGCCGGGAGCGACCGCGCCCACCTCATCCGGCAGCAGGGAGAGGTCGTCGAAGTTGGGGAGCTGCTTTCCCTGTGCGTCCTTCTTGGTGTGGGGTGCTTTGGGGTCGTACCCGGGCTCGGTGGTGATGGG contains:
- a CDS encoding NADase-type glycan-binding domain-containing protein; this translates as MRAWRARWVALGCVLLGLEASAQTANPTAQVTLHEVPITVTASSVLEEAKNAGRYSPAHLLDEDPGTIWAEGVKSNGVGEWVELGFPPGTPVEAFLVTPGNPKSSKLYQANARPRKARLELKLEENRQLNYELEFPRNFPAGGSIYVAYARKLAVQSARLTVLSVWPGKKYRDLCIASFIPVFRDTERSFRGQGKELAPTLAVFMSQTLLIHELLPSEDGDEPVWLRTYKKVPHGGPLRSPVQEFDLRKKYLSEWMDEAYALSEDRAGAWVQSELFRLTPAPRGMGYVLDPLFPPKQPDAFANFRIRWRFVDEQWRVVELDLKYREETPP
- a CDS encoding metallophosphoesterase family protein; amino-acid sequence: MRIAIISDIHSNIEALTQVLRVAEEQKVDRIVSLGDIVGYGASPNACCDLVRSVTEVTLLGNHDAAVAGRMDYSYYYDAARHALDWSASVLSDENMEWLKTLPYTYRIGDVGFCHGSPVEPRAYEYIFALEQARELAPYVEHLPEVTFIGHSHLCKAFAIGNGEVHDVVAQKFGIRRGYKYIISVGSVGQPRDYDNRACFVICDTGARTVEYIRVEYDIEAAAQKIFDASLALNFGKRLFLGV
- a CDS encoding TIGR02266 family protein, with protein sequence MPIDNRKTTRFASRLRCWCESEDITLYARVANLSEGGMFLQTSTPLDTGRRARVRLGGGVVHEVTAEATVMWNRSRRQDKGPAGMGLRFEGLDSGAQDLLRRIISSEQRGPPFGLS